gcGCCCtacagtctggacgtcgccggttcgagtccaggctattccattgccgactgtggataggagctcccagggggcgaagcacaattggccaagcaccggggggaggggggcttaggtcggcaatgggcatcctcggctcaccgcgcaccagcgaccactgtagactggccgggcgcctgcgggcttgcctgtaagatgcccagagctgcgttgtcctccgacgctgtagctctgaggtgtaATGAAGCAAGCGGctaacggcacatgcttcggaggacagcgtgtgttcgtcttcacccctcccgagtcagcgcagaggtggtagcggtgagctcagcctaaaaataattggacattctaaattgggataaaataataaaaataactggtgacgactacatttttttaaaaaaaagtttctttctGAGAGATTTACcatataaaataatattctgtTATAGAATGTACTATGGTACTGGGGTTTGCTGGAGTGTTCATCGTAATGGTTCaaattaaaatatttcaaatgtaatgAACTACAATCTCAGCACATTGAACCGCAAAACATACGGTTATAAAATGACTTGCCGTTCAACTGGTAAGTACAGCTCTTATGcaaatgtcagtattattaactcatcagccgctaggaggaaaTCCATTACAACTGGAAAAATCAAGACGAACCGTCCCATTTTCAACCAACACCCCATGTTTCAGATAACATATAGCTTACATCTTGGGAAGATCgatatttaaaacaggaaaaaaagatTTCCGATTCTTTAACTAAACAAACAGATGTGAACAACACAGCTTCTCTTAATCCAGTGCGCTCTGAAACATGTAATGTTGGTTCTTAATCTTCATCCAAGAAGAGAAGCCCTAATAACCCTAATGCATTAATTAACAAGTGGCAGGGAGATGGAGGAGATGGAGGAGGTACATTTTAGAGAACTGGTTCCCAATGTCAGCCTGTAGGGATCACTGCTACAGTAGCATGAAATATGTATTTGCAATGTGAACTGCTTTCAGGTGCGCAGCTGCTGAGTTCAATCTGTGGTGTAATTATTTCTGGTTAATTATTACGTAGGCACACCCAGAtgacaataaaacattttcaatataCACATTTTCTTAAAAACAGTTTGCAGCAAAATCTTGTTGGTGCTTTAACTGTGGACCAGTGGTTCAGACTAAAGGCCCTGTTCCTTCAATTGACACAttgaagaaactacaaaacgttTTATCTGCCTGTTATGGCATGTAAGATGTGTTTGTTTGGTCAAAACAAAGGAGGATAAAGCTTTTTGTACAGTAAATTACAATGCAGAACCAGAGCTTGAAGAAGGCTACATGGAAAGAATGTTGTTTATATACACAATTGGACCCATCTACAATCATTTCTAAAACCATGGATATTGCTCGGAATAATAATGTTTACCTACCAAAAAAAAGCCAGCTTGCAGTTGATCTGAAGTGTGCAATGAAAATGATAAAAGCTAAGAACTGCAGATGAATGCCAGTGTCAAGTCAAACTGTTAATGAGAGGCATTGACTAATGCATCacacccttatatatatatatatatatatatatatatatatatatatatatataatgtttcatCGCAATAATGATGTATGGTACAATGTTTAGTAGAAAACATACATTGCgctttttggaaaaaaaagacGATGTagattaatttacaaaaaaattacaaatgtttcAAATGGATAAACATACATCTTCATACATCTAAGTTACGCAATAACTTCTGCTTTGTTTGaaaagctgacacactgggatcattcaagaagctgcttgatgagattctgggatcaataagctactaacaaccaaacgagcaagatgggctgaatggcctcctctcgtttgtaaactttcttgttaTGTTCTTAACAACAAAATAAACGTGCGTGTCATAAAGCTGGTTCATTGTCATATGGATTATTTTGAGGAAGCGGATTGCCATGTCAAACACCCTACCCAACACAGGAAACTTTCCAGCTctacttaaaataaaaagtaatacttaaaataaataaaattaataagcGCATATAAATCAATGCACACGAGGGAAATCATACCACAATAATATAGTACCTTCTCATAATATCCTGAATAAACATCAAGGATAATTTACTTGGCAAGTGCGACTGCCGGACAATTATTTTATGtgtaaactacatttaaaaattaaactgatTACGAAATGCAAGGTTAACAGTAAGCGGTAGGTGTCACTTCAAAATGTTAGTTTGACGTCAGTTAGTTATACGAAACCAGTGAAGAGTCGAAATGTCAATGCTAATCAACATTTCTACCCAGAACAGGTCATTACATTTCGAATCCCATCGCGGAAATAATTATTATATGTACCATGTCACTGAATACGGGCTGTttcttaaaatgtaaataaacctcACTAAATGATTGGTACACTCTTCGGAGTAGTGTTGTCAATATCGGCGAGTGTGTGTTTGACGATGGTGCTGCCAACGCAACACAGAACGAAGAGAAACCGAGCACATGACGAAAGCACGGACACCTTTTTATTTCGGAGAATCAAAAGTCCTACAtaagttatattttaaataacatacatacCTTGTATGAAATTCTCAAACCGActgagaaaatgttttataaatctcAAGCAATCCAGCTGTAAATGTGATCCTgtcaatttgaaacaaaaaccatCGAGCGGCCGTAGGTAGGACATTTGAGGGCAGGGAGTGAGGGCGTGATGGCTTCAAATCGTCATCagtcagcgagagagagagaaagaaagaaatcttgTAACGTCATTAATTTGGGACACGAGGATGCAGGAATCTGCCTGAAAACAGGAAACGGACTGAATATTCATATCAAGCAAACCAAAGCGGTATAGAGAGAAGGAGACGACGTGTTGAAAAACCTGTTTTCTTTCTGTCATTCTCCATCGCCACAAAGGATTGTCTTCGACCGGGTTTTCTCAAGTCGACGCGTGTGGGCAATCCGACTTCAATTTCGTCATTAACTCGAGTCACGAAGGTGACTTTGTGTCTCTCTAAAATGACTTCAGGCGATGTTGTTACAGATCATCTGAGAGCTGAGACAAAAACCTTCTGCAACAACTTTCGAAGTTAGATATGAACTTTATGAACAACGGACATTTTGCCTAATTTAACTTTCCAAGCTAGCTATACTTCCAGGCAAATGTAAACGGTAAGAGTCTAGATCCATTTAATGATCTGATTATTTGGTGTTGCATACtactagtcattttttttttctgtgaaaattACTTAATGTGTCCACGCAATTAAAACGATTCGCTTGTAATAGTTGTAATGTGTTGTATTGCTggtaatgtattttgtatttgaattgatTATTTTGCCATAGTGTACTACTAGCAGTAAGTGTTTGCGTGAAGTATAACTTCTAGGGTAAGCAAAACATCAGAAGTTTAAGAATGCTGACCGGGGTTACCGgctctgtactgtgcagtatatcATTTGCTACTAAGTTAAATTAGCAGTGAACGCTTGCGGGTCCAAGAGCAAGACTTTTTGGGGCATGGAAAATGAACTTCAGGCTTAAAAACTCTCGTTACCAATTGCATTTTGCGTCTCTGCGGGTAGAGAGGAATTATGTATTTCACGACTCATGAGCAACATCattaataacaaaaaatgtaaaaattacaATTCTTAAATTATTTAATCCAAGTAGGGCAGAATAGAATGAGGAGGCGTACCGTCACGGTTCAGATTTTTTGCATATCGCttactttttaaaatttcaaTTCTCGTTGTGGAAGCTGTCTATCTCGCTCCTAAACTGCTTTTACATGTTACTAATAGCATTTTCttaaatgtacagctgtggcgGGGTTGGGGGGAGGTGCGGGGGTGGAAGTCGCTGACGTCATGCTCGCTGCTCATACCTTTTGTCTTGTTTACTTTTCACAGAACATAAGAAGGCGCctcacagaaaaaaatacatattcactCAGTGAAAACTGCTTGACATTGACTTTAACATGACATTTGTAAGGGTAAGTAAAAAACAGGGCTCTGTTTTGAAGCAATGCATGAACAAAAATAGCATTAAACTAGCATAAAAAAATCTGGTTGCAGTAGGGAGCAGTTCAATCGTTGTTTTAAGTGGTTTCAGATGTGCTCTCATGGTTAGTACACAGCGGTAGATTCTGGCAGTATATGCTTGTGCAGCCCTATGGTTGTGTACAAAGGCACAGGCTACCTGCCAGGCTTGATAGAGAAAGACTTATGCAGGGCAATTAAATAAGTGTGATCTTTTAGAGTCCTCATAAATAATGTGGACCCTTATGGAGTGAtggtgtttgtctgtctgttaacCCTTATGGAGTGAtcatgtttgtctgtctgttaacCTTTAGTATTGATTTATTGAGTGATTATtttttcctccctccctctttctcttcAGCCCCTTTACGAAGgataaatgtacagtaatgtaaagCACTGAGCCACTAAGAGGATTCCATGTCTTTCTTGGTATGAACTGCTTTATACTAGCACGCTCTATTTAATGAaactttacttttttattatcattCTTGATCAATCAATCTGCAATAATGAATTCTGTTACCAGCACTGTAGAAAGCAACCACAACAAAAATCAGTCTTTATGCAATTTAGTTCttgttcaaaatgtgtttttgcttttaaTGTAAGAGATCAACTGATCAGAATTCCTCTACGTTGTCTTTTTAGGACTGTTCCTGTATTTCACATACATCGGTTGAAAACATCAGTGTAGAGGACCATTACGACACAGTCAGTCATCACTATCTGGTAGGTGAATCCCTTTTAGATAAAATAATTGGTATGTGAACTTTTGGACTATGTGATTAAAGTACTATTAAAATATTGTTAGTGTactaaataaataagaatgattGTCTTACAGACCAATGAGCCAGCAGCATGTTCCCTATCAAAAACACCTCCCAATGATGACATGACTGTGTACTCCACTGATATCAGCCACTACCAACTTCTCTCTGAGCTGGGTGAGTTTCCCAGAGAGCAGGATTTCTCTTTGAAAAGAATCCCACAAAAGTCCCACATAATACAGGATTTGAGTTGGTCACAGATTTTAAATCTTGAAACTAATGGTGTTGTTAGCAGGCACAAGAAACTGTAGCATGTACAACATTGTGCCTCAACGCTATGGGTGTGAACAGGTAGTAATCCAAACTGCACAAGGttacatctcttatacaataagagaaacCCTACACACAGTGTATTAACTTGTAATATAGCATCTTCATTAGCACACTTCATCAAGCTACACACACAAGATCTCCATAATCTTCCTCTTATATTTATTTTCAGGGAGGGGGTTCTATGACCTCAGTGTGGTGTGCTTGGCTAGGCACAAACCCACAGGGAACCTAGTGGCTGTCAAGCGGACAAATCTCGACAACTGTACAGGAGAACAACTAGGGGTCTTGCAGGTGAGTTACAGAAGACACCTACAGACAAAAAGACTAGAAACATCTCGCTTATGCCAATAGGGTGTAGGGCCACTATACCCAGTCAGTACGACACTGATTCAGCAGAAGTCTCAATTACATTGAATTTGCTCTGGAGGGATACTCGACTATTTCACTCTGGTTGCCACATCCCTGAAAAAAGTTGGGGGTGGAATTCTACTGTGAAGTTTCCTGTAGATGTCTCACCTCTGTTATTCCTTTAAGTCTCTCCAAAACAGACCAGACCGTATCCTTCTTTACATGAGTGTTAAACcctgcctgtttgttttttgcagaatGAGGTGCTGCAGACTCAGCTGTTCCACCACCCCAACATCCTGACCTCCCAGATAGTATTTACCTCCTCTAGCAAACTCTGGGTCGTCAGTCCATTGATGGCATATGGTAAGCATGAATTTGTGGGGGAAGCTCTTGGCACTGCAACACATCCACCATTCAAAGACATAACAAATGtgtagagtaagtagcggggttctgaaaaatacagcgttatacatctccacgtgttgctacaactgtttcaaTAATGTATCTGTTGTTTTTgccattattaacatcctgacaactttttacacttatctttagtctgtttcaaaatggccgctctagcaCACaaaggtttgagatctgtcctctaaatcactgcaggaagtgcgatttaaaagcaaaaaaaccgtaagtgctctggcttttcttttccgtaccacatcatggattgttattgctgtgttacctgtttgacagtgtgggcaataatccttacactatcggtGCACTAgaacagacattttgaaaatagctttcaAACAGACTTTTTAAACTTAAGTatgaaaagttgtcaggatgttaacaatgaaaagaagaattacaggtacattatttgaacagttgtagcaacacgtgaggatGTGTAGCGCTAGATTTCAGAACCCctctttaaagtaattgtagctaaccaaataattccataaatctaacCCATTTTGCACTTGCATTAGCTACATCGGTCTGAAGTGTGCAGTTAAAGAAACATGCTAAGCAaacgttttcattttaaaacagggaagcagctgattggttattgacagaaaataaacaatttcgccctccaggtaaaatgacccaggaagtgcaagaccatcccaaagcatggtttgcaaacatACATTTCTTgcacctagtgtagtaccagatagcttgttttaaaatgaaaatacaagtttgattaaacatgtgtttctttcaaaactttaCATTTGAGACCATATTAAATAGATGTGCATTGCAGATATAATGTGTGAAACTATATtctttagctacaattactttaaattagGCACACAGTAAAAGTGTGCTTGTAAGACAGTTGTATTAAATTAACCGTAGTAATATGATTAACAGTAAGCAATCTCCTCGTTTCCCACATCTTCAGGCTCGGCAGATTGTCTTGTGAAGACGTATTTCTCTGATGGAATGAGTGAATCACTCATTGCCTTTATTCTCTATGGGGTATTAAAGGGTCTTGACTACCTGCACAGGATGGGCTACATTCACAGGTAATACTGGAATGAATTGGACAAACGTTTATCAAAACTCTAACATAAAGGGAAACTGAAATAATCAGAACCGCTCTGAGATTTTGTCGTTTTAGCTCCATTAGTTAATGTTTTCTAGTAGTATATCCAAAGTTCAAATTTAGGACAAGGTTATCATACGCATTATACATAATCCGAACAAGGTAAAGAACTAAACCTGTTCGGCAAAGGGCAAAGTAACAAAAGACAACTCCAGGCAACCTTCTCAATACTGCTACGATTGTGTAGCTTGAACTTTGCTTGAGAGACTGCATCACCTACAATGAATTGCTCCAACAGTGACCTTGCATTTGACCTTCTTTATGTACAGATCTCTCCAGAGTTCACCGGTTTCCATTGTTTCCCCCCAGGAGTGTTAAAGCCAGTCATATTCTGCTGTCTGGAGATGGGCGTGTCTACCTGTCTGGTCTACACAGTCTGTACAGCATGGTGAGAGACGGGAAGAGGTCGAAGGTTGTGTACGATGTACCGGAGCACAGTTCAACTGTGCTTCCTTGGCTGAGTCCAGAGCTGCTCCAACAGGTGAAACACACATGCAATTGCTCAAGCTAACTAGTTTGAACGGTTTTGCAAGGATGTTCggtagaaaatacaaaaaaaaacggaATGCAAATCTGATTTAAACGTTGCGTCCCACAGTCAAGATCATTGTTGTACTAAAGTATAGTTCCTTGATTTCTGGTTGCTTACTAAGAAGGTTCAAATTATGTAGCAATACtaagaaaaatatacattttactaagtttttattttttagtattacaaTATATTCTACCCTGGAGTGTTCTATAGAGCAGTGAGGTTTGAATTATATCATCAAGTAGCTCATGAAGCAAAACTGTGTCtaaagtgtgttttaaagtgGTTATTTGTATGGGGCacagggagtgcacaattagttcacgtgcaagactgtgccgagattcaattgaatgattgattagcaatagAGTCTTGGCATAGCTGCATAAAAGTGAGtgtttcacgcacacagggtttGTATGTTCAGGGAGAAATaacgagagagaggagaaaaataatgaattgtaacaattgctactcgtacTGGATTTGGACcggcacgatacttgtttgtacagtcttttgttttgtctgtctgtttagcCATCGTGCTGTTTTGTTgagttcagtgtttgtttctgttttaaaccttttatttttcaataaatttGCGCACCAGCGCATTCATTTCATTACTACTGTTGTCTCTCctccctggtctgacatcacccaccaaGGCAATCTATGACCTCACCACACTGGTCATTTAACATCCCCCCCTGAAATCTTTCCACGACCCCCAATTTTAGAACCACTATACCATCAATGTCTGCAAGCCTACATtggtgaacctttttttttttttttttggactacaAACATAGGCTGACAGACGAAACCTTTGCATAACTGAACACAGCCCTGGACATACGGCAGTGTTTACAATGGCTTTCCTGGAAGTTTCACTAAAGATTAAAGAGACAAATATGTAAGGCAGAATTTTACCTGGaatccaacaagcacacgggaaaTAGTTCAAATGTCAGGAGTTCCTCAACAAACTCAATTTCTTCCCTCAGGATCTGCACGGCTATGATGTGAAGTCTGATATCTACAGTCTGGGCATTACTGCTTGTGAGCTAGCCAGTGGGAGAGTTCCTTTTCAGGACATGCACCCAACATTGGTAGGACTAAAACTGATCTGCTTTCAGTTACATTCTCTGTCCAAATAAAGTTTGAAACTGTTCTGGACTGCTGCTGGTGTCTTTAACAGCAGTCTAGGAAAGTTACATAAATATACCAAACTTAATTGTTCCAGATGCTGCTGCAGAAGCTCAAGGGGTCGCACTGCTGTCTGCTGGATATCCACCCATTCCCCTTGGAGGGGCTGGGGCTGAAAGTCTCCCGCTCCGGGGTGGATTCTGGGATAGGGGAGAGTGTGGCCGCCTCCAGCATTATGCGGACGATGACTGGAGAGAGACCACAGAGTCCAGCACCTAAAAACTTCTCTGTTCTCTTCCACAACCTCGTCGAGTTGTGTCTACAGCATGATCCAGAAAAACGGTACAATCCCAAACTGTGACAGAACAGCTAGTTTACAGTGaagtgaaaataatatttatCTACAACcgcaatacattaaaacaataccattcaaatatgtaaatgttctgtttattttgcagaccCTCTGCAAGGTCCCTGTTAACCCATGCCTTCTTGAAACAGGTAAACCAAACTTTATTACTTATTATACTGTGCATTATGTGATATAGCAGTTAAGCCACCACAGTAAAATTTCATTTGTATTGAATGCTCTGTTCAATCCAATACAATTTCCTATTGGG
The Acipenser ruthenus chromosome 10, fAciRut3.2 maternal haplotype, whole genome shotgun sequence DNA segment above includes these coding regions:
- the LOC117401809 gene encoding STE20-related kinase adapter protein beta-like isoform X1 gives rise to the protein MTFVRDCSCISHTSVENISVEDHYDTVSHHYLTNEPAACSLSKTPPNDDMTVYSTDISHYQLLSELGRGFYDLSVVCLARHKPTGNLVAVKRTNLDNCTGEQLGVLQNEVLQTQLFHHPNILTSQIVFTSSSKLWVVSPLMAYGSADCLVKTYFSDGMSESLIAFILYGVLKGLDYLHRMGYIHRSVKASHILLSGDGRVYLSGLHSLYSMVRDGKRSKVVYDVPEHSSTVLPWLSPELLQQDLHGYDVKSDIYSLGITACELASGRVPFQDMHPTLMLLQKLKGSHCCLLDIHPFPLEGLGLKVSRSGVDSGIGESVAASSIMRTMTGERPQSPAPKNFSVLFHNLVELCLQHDPEKRPSARSLLTHAFLKQVKRHTKDSFLTLLHPAVPLNNPRVLAKAAQTAAGQDSTTSPDGTAGAWEF
- the LOC117401809 gene encoding STE20-related kinase adapter protein beta-like isoform X2, with product MSFLDCSCISHTSVENISVEDHYDTVSHHYLTNEPAACSLSKTPPNDDMTVYSTDISHYQLLSELGRGFYDLSVVCLARHKPTGNLVAVKRTNLDNCTGEQLGVLQNEVLQTQLFHHPNILTSQIVFTSSSKLWVVSPLMAYGSADCLVKTYFSDGMSESLIAFILYGVLKGLDYLHRMGYIHRSVKASHILLSGDGRVYLSGLHSLYSMVRDGKRSKVVYDVPEHSSTVLPWLSPELLQQDLHGYDVKSDIYSLGITACELASGRVPFQDMHPTLMLLQKLKGSHCCLLDIHPFPLEGLGLKVSRSGVDSGIGESVAASSIMRTMTGERPQSPAPKNFSVLFHNLVELCLQHDPEKRPSARSLLTHAFLKQVKRHTKDSFLTLLHPAVPLNNPRVLAKAAQTAAGQDSTTSPDGTAGAWEF